Proteins from one Triticum aestivum cultivar Chinese Spring chromosome 7A, IWGSC CS RefSeq v2.1, whole genome shotgun sequence genomic window:
- the LOC123153590 gene encoding nascent polypeptide-associated complex subunit alpha, muscle-specific form-like has protein sequence MRLLYCPDFSHSLSLHRLSPPPSVAAPFLAIPSLIRSSSWPHGHHRGRETAAAHAHEARAAGPRRRRARARPAPTPTSCRRARASLSPSPASEPDKPVPSFLRPTVSSTLRSASPSSSTSRPPSSKGRATTPKGLSPAHPAARAPSPIAPKRSPAQQPASSPRPITPKRPPAQPVNAPRPITPAMDKAKAKPSTSRWSVASPRQLMQKASHAFKVGRSRSKKSKDLAGPAAEAVASAKESSDASGEINVETARPPPVPEQQRRPPEMTAATPLDVVQGEVVVEPNAALQVLQEAASRPGEIVSNEIKTEEEVSQEEEVISEETRAEAEKANAIDEEKVIPKESVEAVKVDEPALEENPQAGNVEGTQKEAENIPENEFPPPAAVVEEPSKEAATPLNVLQDEPAASPVQEEAVVETKAEERPQAEPAKHEDATKQPEASLISEEPKEQPAVTQKLAEAAEEPKMIAASKASSVPATSLEEALEEVDTVTKVGTSRSEPVTPAKQAINKEKAVIDTILSASEPTTPLKGAARKEGATSFMGKIPEEGRLSFKGSRVKTAMEKRPEEAHPKKEVSRSNDVLEETKSKLLEKKKSKVKALVGAFEVVMDSPRASTPGPGRSAPRF, from the exons ATGAGGCTCTTATATTGCCCGGATTTCTCTCATTCCCTTTCCCTCCACcgtctctctcctcctccttccgTCGCCGCACCATTTTTGGCCATTCCGAGCTTAATAAG gagcagctcatggcCACACGGCCATCACCGGGGTCGCGAGACGGCAGCAGCGCACGCCCACGAAGCACGAGCGGCAGGCCCACGACGTCGTCGAGCGCGCGCCCGGCCAGCTCCGACCCCCACCTCCTGCCGACGCGCACGAGCCTCCCTCAGCCCCTCCCCGGCATCGGAGCCCGACAAGCCGGTGCCGTCCTTCCTCCGCCCCACCGTCAGCTCGACCCTGCGCAGCGCCTCcccgtcgtcctccacctccagaCCGCCCTCCTCCAAGGGCCGCGCCACCACGCCCAAGGGGCTGTCCCCGGCGCACCCAGCGGCGCGCGCTCCAAGTCCGATCGCGCCGAAGCGGTCCCCCGCGCAGCAGCCCGCGAGCTCGCCGCGGCCGATCACGCCCAAGCGACCCCCCGCGCAGCCGGTGAACGCGCCGCGGCCGATCACCCCGGCCATGGACAAGGCCAAGGCCAAGCCGTCCACGTCGCGGTGGTCCGTGGCGTCTCCGAGGCAGCTGATGCAGAAGGCGTCCCACGCCTTCAAGGTCGGCAGGTCCCGCAGCAAGAAGAGCAAGGACCTGGCCGGCCCCGCGGCCGAGGCGGTGGCGTCCGCCAAGGAGTCGTCGGATGCTTCCGGCGAGATCAACGTCGAGACGGCGAGACCCCCTCCCGTGCCGGAGCAGCAGCGCCGCCCCCCTGAAATGACTGCCGCGACACCTCTCGACGTCGTGCAAGGAGAGGTGGTCGTGGAGCCCAACGCTGCCCTACAGGTACTGCAGGAAGCGGCTTCGCGACCGGGAGAAATTGTCAGTAATGAAATCAAGACAGAGGAGGAGGTGAGTCAAGAGGAGGAGGTAATCTCAGAAGAGACGAGAGCAGAAGCAGAGAAGGCGAATGCCATTGACGAGGAGAAGGTGATACCGAAGGAGTCCGTTGAAGCCGTGAAGGTGGATGAGCCGGCGCTAGAAGAGAATCCGCAAGCCGGCAACGTTGAAGGCACACAAAAGGAAGCTGAGAATATTCCAGAGAATGAAtttccgccgccggccgccgttgTGGAAGAACCATCGAAGGAGGCAGCAACGCCGCTGAACGTGCTGCAAGATGAACCGGCGGCCAGCCCGGTTCAAGAGGAAGCCGTCGTGGAGACCAAGGCCGAGGAGAGGCCACAAGCAGAGCCGGCGAAGCACGAAGATGCCACGAAGCAACCCGAAGCAAGTCTGATCTCTGAAGAACCGAAAGAACAACCCGCCGTCACGCAGAAGCTGGCGGAAGCCGCCGAGGAACCCAAGATGATCGCTGCGTCCAAGGCATCATCGGTGCCGGCGACGTCGCTGGAAGAAGCTCTGGAGGAAGTGGACACGGTGACCAAGGTGGGCACTTCCCGGTCAGAGCCCGTGACACCGGCGAAGCAAGCCATCAACAAGGAGAAGGCGGTGATCGACACGATCCTGAGCGCTTCGGAGCCAACGACGCCGTTGAAAGGAGCCGCCAGGAAGGAAGGGGCGACGTCGTTCATGGGGAAGATTCCGGAGGAGGGTCGGCTGAGTTTCAAGGGGAGCAGGGTGAAGACGGCGATGGAGAAGCGGCCGGAGGAGGCGCATCCCAAGAAGGAGGTGTCGCGGAGCAACGACGTGCTGGAGGAGACCAAGAGCAAGCTGctggagaagaagaagagcaaggtgAAGGCGCTGGTGGGGGCGTTCGAGGTCGTCATGGACAGCCCCCGCGCGTCCACGCCGGGCCCGGGCAGATCGGCCCCGAGGTTCTGA